The Puniceicoccus vermicola DNA segment CTTGGTTTGTGCGGTTCTGTGGGGATCGGCATTTCCGATGATCAAGTTGGCTTTTGCTCACTGGGCCGAGCGGGGGGTGGAGATTGATTTCGGGCTTCGCTCGCTCTTTGCCGGAGCGCGGTTTTTCTTGGCGGGTGGGGCGCTTTTGCTCTTGGCCAATCGTCCCGGTGCGGAATGGCGGGCGACTCCCAAGCGCTGGATTGCGGCTATGGCGGCGACGCAGACCGTTGGGCAATACGTTTGTTTCTACCTGGGGCTGGCTTTGGCCGGAGGAGCGCTGGCATCGCTCCTGGTTTCTTCGGGGAGCTTTTGGTGGATGCTGCTGGCTCCGTGGATTCTGAAAACCGCTCGGCCGACGACTCGGCATTGGGCAGTGCTCGCCGTGGGAGCGGTGGGGTTGACCTTGGCCGTCTATTCTCCCGGAGATGCCGGAAGTCATCCGCGGATCGGAGCCGGTTTGATTCTCGCCGCCAATGCTTTCGGGGCCTTGGGGTTGATCAGTTTCCAGTTTGTTGGGAAGACCATGGGTTCGCGGGCCGGGACGGGCTGGTCGCTCTTTCTCGGGGGAGTCGTCTTGGTCTTCCTGGGAATGCAGGCTTGGCCGCAGGCGCTCCATCTTTTCGACGGCACCATCCTCGCCATCACGGTCTGGCTCGCTTTTGTCTCGGCCTCGGCTTTCGCTCTCTGGAACTGGCTCTCGACGCTCTTCCCGGTGCACCTGCTGGCGACCTACCGCTTCATGGTCCCGCTTTGTGGGATGGTGGAATCACTCCTACTGATTGAGGGTGAACGGATCACCCCGTTGATGGGGGTTGGTGCTATTCTGGTCGTCGGAGCTATGATAGTCGCCCAGCGGGAAAAAGCGCGAGGCCGATTCCGAGCTGGTTAGTCGTCGGGATTGATTCTTTGGACTTCCGGTGAAACGTGGAGAGGAACGACGAGAGTCGTTTCTAGGGACGGCCCGAAGGTTCTCGAAATGGCTGTCTTCGCTCCGTTCCGCCATGGGAGGCAGAGGGGCGTTTTGAAACGATCGCCGTGACAGCACGGGAGCCCTGCCCTCGACGATCAGGATACGGAGAGGAACGGTGATAACCGTTTCTGAAAACCGCCCAGAAAACCATTCGCAATGGCCTTCGCCATTCCGCTCCAATGAGTCGAATTAGCTCTGAGCTTCTTTGCCCGTTTCCTTGCGGAAGAGTCGGTAGACGCGGATGAAGAAGTAGGGGGCGTAGACAACGACGAAGAGGGTCGTCGTGGTGACACCGCCGAGGACGCCCATACTGATGGCATTCTGCGCGCCGGATCCCGGACCCGCGGCAAAGGCCAGCGGCATGACTCCGAGGATGAAGGTCAGGGAGGTCATGATGATGGGGCGCAACCGTTGACGGGCCGCTTCGTAGGCGGATTCATGGGCGCTCATCCCGTCTTCGAAATTGTTCTTGGCGAATTCGACGACGAGGATGGCGTTCTTGGCTGCGAGGCCGATGGTGATGAGCAGTCCCACCTGGAAATAGACATCATTGGCTTGGCCAGTGATCCACGTCGCGAGGACCGCCCCGAAAATCCCGAGCGGAACCACCAGCATGATGGAGACGGGGATGGCCCAGCTTTCATAAAGGGCTGCGAGGATGAAGAAGACGGCGAAAACGGAAACCAGGTACAGGACCCAGGTGTTGGTGCCAGCTTGCTTCTCTTCGTAGGAGAGACCGGTCCAGGCGACGTCGATGCCGTCCGGTAGCTGGGCGGCGATTCGGTCGATCTCTTCAAAGGCCTGACCGGAGCTGATTCCAGGAGGCGTCGCGCCTTGGATCTCCATCGAGGAGGATCCGTCGAAGCGGGTGAGCTTGGGGGCGCCGAAGGACCAATTTCCCGTAGCGAGCTCAGCCATCGGCACCATGCCTCCGTTCTCGTTGCGCACGTACCAATCGAGGATGTCGTCCGGAAGCATCCGGTAGGGGGCATCGGCCTGCACGTAGACTCGTTTTACCCGGCCTTGCTCGAGGAAGTCGTTGACGTAGCTTCCGCCGAGGGCCGTGCTGAGAGTGCGATTGATCGCGGTGATCGGGACCCCGAGGGCGCGCGCCTTGTTGTTGTCGATATCCAGATCGTATTGGGCGGTAGGGGACAAACCGTTGAAACGCACCTGGGTCAGGTTCTCATTTTGGTT contains these protein-coding regions:
- a CDS encoding DMT family transporter, which produces MEKSSDQPSWVTRVPLPLWVLVCAVLWGSAFPMIKLAFAHWAERGVEIDFGLRSLFAGARFFLAGGALLLLANRPGAEWRATPKRWIAAMAATQTVGQYVCFYLGLALAGGALASLLVSSGSFWWMLLAPWILKTARPTTRHWAVLAVGAVGLTLAVYSPGDAGSHPRIGAGLILAANAFGALGLISFQFVGKTMGSRAGTGWSLFLGGVVLVFLGMQAWPQALHLFDGTILAITVWLAFVSASAFALWNWLSTLFPVHLLATYRFMVPLCGMVESLLLIEGERITPLMGVGAILVVGAMIVAQREKARGRFRAG